One stretch of Armatimonadota bacterium DNA includes these proteins:
- the rsmG gene encoding 16S rRNA (guanine(527)-N(7))-methyltransferase RsmG → MTPEEAATALGLALDPAQLQKLERHLDLVMAWNVRVDLVAPAPREDLVERHLLDSLLLLAMADPPYGSQVADVGSGAGFPGLVWAMARPDLWLTLLEPRQKRAAFLERAVLELGVPNAEVLARTAEEAGRMPEHHHRYDLVVARAVAPPPVVRKLAQGLVRPGGRIFVPLAPEAETPEGTWVVERAIPWAPGKVRRAAVFPGK, encoded by the coding sequence ATGACGCCTGAGGAGGCCGCGACTGCCCTGGGCCTCGCGTTGGACCCGGCGCAGCTGCAGAAGCTGGAGAGACACCTGGATCTGGTGATGGCGTGGAACGTGCGGGTGGACCTGGTGGCTCCCGCGCCCCGGGAGGACCTGGTGGAACGCCACCTGCTCGATAGCCTCCTCCTCCTCGCCATGGCAGATCCCCCCTACGGGTCCCAGGTGGCGGACGTGGGCAGCGGCGCGGGATTCCCGGGACTTGTGTGGGCCATGGCCCGGCCGGATCTCTGGTTAACCCTCTTAGAGCCCAGGCAGAAACGGGCTGCCTTCCTCGAACGGGCGGTGCTGGAGCTGGGCGTGCCCAACGCGGAGGTGTTGGCCCGGACCGCGGAGGAGGCGGGCCGGATGCCCGAGCACCACCACCGATACGACCTCGTGGTGGCCAGGGCCGTGGCCCCTCCCCCGGTGGTCCGCAAGCTCGCGCAAGGCCTCGTGCGGCCGGGCGGCCGCATCTTCGTCCCCCTCGCACCGGAGGCGGAGACCCCGGAGGGGACGTGGGTGGTAGAGCGGGCGATCCCCTGGGCTCCGGGAAAGGTCCGGCGGGCCGCGGTATTTCCCGGGAAATAA
- the jag gene encoding RNA-binding cell elongation regulator Jag/EloR, with amino-acid sequence MREFIGSGRTVEEAIEAALRLSGLSREEAEIEILDEGSRGFLGLGGREARVRLVPKSTNPEVDRAAEIAQTLLRHMGLDGTVRARQVDQGVTVEVEGEDLAALIGRHGRGLQAFETVLSLLVHRAVGRAVPVEVDAAGYRERRRSSLLAMAQRAAQRAVREGRAVHLPPMDPRERRIVHTALASHPEVTTHSEGEGRDRHVVVEPRKRTRPGGRRSARRPRATPHDA; translated from the coding sequence GTGAGGGAGTTCATCGGATCGGGTCGCACCGTGGAGGAGGCCATCGAGGCCGCGCTGCGCCTGTCCGGGCTTTCCCGGGAGGAGGCGGAGATCGAGATCCTGGACGAGGGCTCCAGGGGATTCCTGGGGCTTGGAGGCAGGGAGGCGCGGGTTCGGTTGGTGCCGAAGAGCACCAACCCCGAGGTGGATCGGGCCGCGGAGATCGCCCAGACCCTCTTGCGGCACATGGGGCTGGATGGCACGGTACGCGCCCGACAGGTGGACCAGGGGGTGACCGTAGAGGTGGAGGGGGAGGACCTAGCGGCCCTCATCGGTCGCCACGGAAGGGGGCTGCAGGCCTTCGAGACGGTGCTCTCCCTCCTGGTGCATCGGGCGGTGGGTCGGGCGGTGCCCGTGGAGGTGGACGCGGCAGGGTATCGGGAGCGCCGCCGGTCCTCTCTACTGGCCATGGCGCAGCGGGCCGCCCAGCGGGCGGTCCGGGAGGGCCGGGCCGTCCACCTCCCGCCCATGGATCCCAGGGAGCGCAGGATCGTGCACACGGCCCTGGCCTCCCACCCGGAGGTGACCACCCACAGCGAGGGGGAGGGCAGGGATCGCCACGTGGTGGTGGAGCCCCGGAAGCGGACCCGTCCAGGAGGAAGGCGATCGGCCCGGAGACCCCGAGCCACGCCCCATGACGCCTGA
- a CDS encoding YidC/Oxa1 family membrane protein insertase yields the protein MFAWLVAQLNHALQFFYGITGSYGWAIILLTLAVKLVLHPLTRKQLRSMKEMQKLQPHIQALQRKYRDDPQRLNREMMDLYRAHGVNPFGGCLPMLLQMPVLFALYRVLSDPAHFISRTGEALKTVPFGPWDLLVHPITVLGDPGKYGIPAVVAYALVPVLIGASTYFQQRVSVTDPQQSRMFLFMPFLIGYFSLNFPVGLSLYWFVSTVAYVAEYVSVVGLPKPQKKPQGEAPAGGRRRRKSTEAEARGA from the coding sequence GTGTTCGCTTGGCTCGTGGCACAGCTGAACCATGCCCTGCAGTTCTTCTACGGGATCACGGGCTCCTACGGGTGGGCCATCATCCTCCTTACCCTCGCGGTGAAGCTGGTCCTGCACCCCCTCACCCGCAAGCAGCTGCGCTCCATGAAGGAGATGCAGAAGCTCCAGCCCCACATCCAGGCCCTCCAGCGGAAGTACCGGGACGACCCCCAGCGCCTCAACCGGGAGATGATGGATCTGTACCGGGCCCATGGGGTCAACCCCTTCGGGGGGTGTCTACCCATGCTCCTCCAGATGCCCGTGCTGTTTGCCCTGTATCGGGTGCTCAGCGACCCCGCCCACTTCATCTCCCGGACGGGGGAGGCCCTCAAGACCGTGCCCTTCGGGCCGTGGGACCTGCTGGTGCACCCCATCACCGTGTTGGGGGACCCGGGAAAGTACGGGATCCCCGCGGTGGTGGCCTATGCCCTCGTGCCCGTGCTCATCGGCGCCAGCACCTACTTCCAGCAGCGGGTCTCCGTGACGGATCCCCAGCAATCCCGCATGTTCCTGTTCATGCCCTTCCTCATCGGGTACTTCAGTCTGAACTTCCCCGTGGGGCTCTCCCTGTACTGGTTCGTGTCCACGGTGGCCTACGTAGCCGAGTACGTCTCCGTGGTGGGGCTCCCGAAGCCGCAGAAAAAGCCCCAGGGAGAGGCCCCCGCGGGGGGTCGCCGGAGACGGAAGAGCACGGAAGCGGAGGCGAGGGGAGCGTGA
- the yidD gene encoding membrane protein insertion efficiency factor YidD, protein MRLVGNLLILGIRAYQRLISPLLPRTCRFVPSCSEYAAQAIQAHGPLRGAWLALRRLSRCHPFHPGGYDPVP, encoded by the coding sequence GTGCGGCTAGTGGGGAACTTGCTCATCCTCGGGATCCGGGCCTACCAGCGCCTCATTTCCCCGCTCCTGCCCCGCACATGCCGGTTCGTGCCCTCTTGCTCGGAGTACGCGGCGCAGGCCATCCAGGCCCACGGCCCCCTTCGGGGCGCCTGGCTCGCCCTCCGCCGGCTCAGCCGCTGCCACCCCTTTCATCCCGGGGGATACGACCCGGTGCCCTAG
- the rnpA gene encoding ribonuclease P protein component, whose amino-acid sequence MKTPPRGRLSPWPTLRKPREFQAVYAEGRRFAGNLVVVYRRVRPGPTRVGISVGRKVGKAVVRNRLRRRIREILRLLPLRPDQEVVVVARSQAAQASWEGLRAELTKLLGSGGALEPAGLREGARCG is encoded by the coding sequence CTGAAGACCCCTCCCCGCGGCCGGTTAAGCCCGTGGCCCACCCTGCGGAAACCCCGGGAGTTCCAGGCGGTGTACGCGGAAGGGAGGCGGTTCGCGGGAAACCTGGTGGTCGTCTACCGGCGGGTGCGGCCCGGGCCCACGCGGGTGGGGATCTCCGTGGGACGAAAGGTTGGGAAGGCGGTGGTGCGCAACCGGCTCCGGCGCAGGATCCGGGAGATCCTGAGGCTCCTGCCCCTGCGGCCCGACCAGGAGGTGGTGGTGGTGGCCCGCAGCCAGGCCGCCCAGGCCAGTTGGGAAGGGCTGCGGGCGGAGCTGACCAAGCTGCTGGGCTCGGGCGGGGCCTTGGAACCCGCCGGCCTGAGAGAGGGTGCACGGTGCGGCTAG
- the rpmH gene encoding 50S ribosomal protein L34, giving the protein MKRTYQPKRRKRKRTHGFLVRMRTPGGRNVLKRRRQKGRKRLSV; this is encoded by the coding sequence TTGAAGCGGACGTACCAGCCGAAGCGTCGGAAGCGCAAGCGGACCCACGGGTTCCTGGTGCGGATGCGGACGCCCGGGGGACGGAACGTCCTCAAGCGGAGGCGGCAGAAGGGTCGCAAGCGGCTGTCTGTCTGA
- a CDS encoding ATP-binding protein, with protein MSLRELLDRIIREQEGRAEPEGVPEVRLAIYDSPLAEPRVISLSSDDFHELVGKLAAATYEHAQRRGSRIPFVVIREIVENLIHAHFKNAVITISEDGNTIRISDQGPGIRDKEKAMQPGFTTATATMRKYIRGVGSGLPIAREQLSFLGGMISIEDNLNGGTVVTLQMNPPAPASRPGERAEPRLTERQGRVLLLVAEFGSAGPTTVARELDISLSTAYRELAALEEMGLVQSHAGGRRTLTEEGVRYLDKVFKAGGGT; from the coding sequence ATGTCCCTGCGGGAGTTGCTGGATCGGATCATCCGAGAGCAGGAGGGGAGAGCGGAGCCCGAGGGGGTTCCGGAGGTGCGCCTCGCCATTTACGACTCCCCCCTCGCGGAGCCCCGGGTGATCTCCCTCTCCAGCGACGACTTCCACGAGCTGGTGGGGAAGCTCGCGGCCGCCACCTACGAGCACGCGCAGCGGCGGGGGAGCCGGATCCCCTTCGTGGTGATCCGGGAGATCGTGGAGAACCTGATCCACGCCCACTTCAAGAACGCGGTGATCACCATCAGCGAGGACGGCAACACCATCCGGATTTCGGACCAGGGCCCGGGAATCCGGGACAAGGAGAAGGCCATGCAGCCCGGGTTCACCACGGCCACGGCCACCATGCGGAAGTACATCCGGGGGGTTGGGAGCGGGCTCCCCATCGCCCGGGAACAGCTCAGCTTTCTGGGCGGGATGATCTCCATCGAGGACAACCTGAACGGCGGGACCGTGGTGACCCTTCAGATGAACCCGCCTGCGCCGGCCTCCCGGCCGGGCGAGCGGGCCGAGCCGAGGCTCACGGAGCGCCAGGGCCGGGTGCTGCTGCTGGTGGCGGAGTTCGGGAGCGCGGGGCCGACCACCGTGGCCCGGGAACTGGACATCAGCCTGAGCACCGCGTACCGGGAACTCGCGGCCCTCGAGGAGATGGGCCTGGTGCAGTCCCACGCGGGCGGCCGGCGCACCCTCACGGAGGAGGGTGTCCGGTACCTCGATAAGGTCTTCAAGGCCGGAGGAGGAACATGA
- the dnaA gene encoding chromosomal replication initiator protein DnaA — translation MRAREDHARHLWQEALGRLQERIARPGPGLELFLKSARPLALEEDALLLGVPNLLAKQWVEERYQPFLEEELSRLVGRRLGIRLVIAEDGQVEEPRPVAPSRARFEGMPLSPRYTFETFVVGSGNRFAHAAALAVAEAPARAYNPLFIYGGVGLGKTHLLQAIAHHLLRSDREIRVFYCTGEKFTNEVIGAIQGGRTEDLRRRYRSVDVLLIDDIQFIAGKPSTQEEFFHTFNALHEAGKQIILTSDRPPKDIPTLEERLRSRFSWGLIADVQPPDYETRVAILRKKAELERMSVPDEVTEFIAQHFTSNIRELEGALVRVVAYATLTRVPVTLPLAREVLRDILPDDRPQPITIEAIQRVVAEQFGIRFEDMKARRRTKGVAFPRQIAMYLARELTDSSLPRIGEEFGGRDHTTVLHACERVREELRKDPYLAAQVDRIVQQLRNPPRPVQKL, via the coding sequence ATGAGGGCAAGGGAGGATCACGCGCGCCATCTCTGGCAGGAGGCCCTCGGGCGCCTCCAGGAGCGGATCGCGCGGCCGGGGCCCGGGTTGGAGCTGTTCTTGAAGAGCGCCAGACCCCTGGCCCTCGAGGAGGACGCGCTCCTGCTGGGCGTGCCCAACCTCCTCGCCAAGCAGTGGGTGGAGGAGCGCTACCAGCCCTTCCTCGAGGAGGAGCTCTCCCGGCTGGTGGGCCGCCGCCTGGGGATCCGGCTCGTGATCGCGGAGGACGGGCAGGTGGAAGAGCCCCGGCCTGTGGCCCCCAGTCGGGCCCGGTTTGAGGGCATGCCCCTCTCCCCCCGATACACCTTCGAGACCTTCGTGGTGGGCTCCGGGAACCGGTTCGCCCACGCGGCTGCCCTGGCGGTGGCGGAGGCCCCTGCCCGGGCCTACAACCCCCTGTTCATCTACGGCGGGGTGGGGCTCGGCAAGACGCATCTCCTGCAGGCCATCGCCCACCACCTCCTCCGCAGCGACCGCGAGATCCGGGTGTTCTACTGCACGGGGGAGAAGTTCACCAACGAGGTCATCGGCGCCATCCAGGGAGGCCGCACGGAGGATCTCCGCCGGCGCTACCGGAGCGTGGACGTGTTGCTCATCGACGACATCCAGTTCATCGCGGGCAAACCCAGCACCCAGGAGGAGTTCTTCCACACCTTCAACGCCCTGCACGAGGCCGGCAAGCAGATCATCCTCACCTCGGACCGGCCTCCCAAGGACATCCCCACCCTCGAGGAACGGCTCCGAAGCCGGTTCAGCTGGGGCCTGATCGCGGACGTGCAGCCCCCCGACTACGAGACCCGCGTGGCCATCCTCCGCAAGAAGGCGGAACTGGAACGGATGAGCGTCCCGGACGAGGTCACGGAGTTCATCGCCCAGCACTTCACCTCCAACATCCGGGAGCTGGAGGGAGCCCTGGTGCGGGTGGTGGCCTATGCCACCCTCACCCGGGTACCCGTCACTCTCCCCCTCGCCCGGGAGGTCCTCCGGGACATCCTTCCCGACGATCGGCCCCAGCCCATCACCATCGAGGCCATCCAGCGGGTGGTGGCGGAGCAGTTCGGCATCCGGTTCGAGGACATGAAGGCGCGGCGGCGGACCAAGGGGGTCGCCTTCCCCCGTCAGATCGCCATGTACCTGGCCCGGGAGCTCACGGATTCCTCCCTGCCCCGCATCGGCGAGGAGTTCGGAGGCCGTGACCACACCACCGTCCTTCACGCGTGCGAGCGGGTGCGGGAGGAGCTCCGGAAGGACCCGTACCTCGCCGCCCAGGTGGATCGCATCGTGCAACAGCTGCGCAATCCCCCGCGGCCTGTGCAAAAGCTGTGA
- the dnaN gene encoding DNA polymerase III subunit beta gives MRVSCDQGVLEQGVHLVQRAVSTRTTMPILSYLLFEALDQSLEIAATDLEIGMRTRIPARVERPGSIALPARLLSEIVSNLPPAPVELEVPEGEVNARIRCGRSGFEILGLPASEFPSTPQEPEGSSWSVPAPLLRTLIRSTLFAASTDETRPFLTGVYVVITGREIRAVATDGGRLALRRAQLTSGAGEMSAIVPAKAMRELDRALGGLEEEVQIGLGPAQMVVTLPHLRLTSRLISGTFPAYEQVIPKEWRLRVRVGTEALRGAVRRVAITARDSASVVRFRVSDGILRLESNTPEVGSAYEELEVAQEGEPLEVAFNARYLLDALAVMETGEVVLELTGPLSPGALRPVGSEEYVYVVAPVRVYG, from the coding sequence ATGAGGGTTTCCTGCGACCAGGGAGTGCTTGAGCAGGGCGTGCACCTCGTGCAACGGGCGGTGAGCACCCGGACCACCATGCCCATCCTGTCCTACTTGCTGTTCGAGGCCCTCGACCAGTCCCTGGAGATCGCGGCCACGGATCTGGAGATCGGGATGCGCACCCGGATCCCGGCCCGGGTGGAGCGTCCGGGAAGCATCGCGCTCCCGGCCCGCCTCCTCTCGGAGATCGTGAGCAACCTCCCTCCCGCGCCCGTGGAACTGGAGGTCCCAGAGGGGGAGGTGAACGCGCGGATCCGGTGTGGGCGCTCGGGATTCGAGATCCTCGGCCTTCCGGCCTCCGAATTCCCCTCGACCCCGCAGGAGCCGGAGGGGTCCAGTTGGTCCGTGCCGGCTCCCCTCCTGCGGACCCTCATCCGCTCCACCCTCTTCGCGGCCAGCACGGACGAGACGCGTCCGTTCCTCACGGGGGTGTACGTGGTCATCACGGGACGAGAGATCCGGGCCGTAGCCACGGACGGCGGGCGGCTTGCGCTGCGGCGGGCGCAGCTCACTTCAGGGGCAGGGGAGATGAGCGCCATCGTGCCCGCGAAGGCCATGCGGGAGCTGGACCGGGCTCTGGGGGGGCTGGAGGAGGAAGTCCAGATCGGGTTGGGCCCGGCTCAGATGGTGGTGACCCTCCCCCACCTCCGCCTCACCTCCCGCCTCATCTCCGGGACCTTCCCCGCCTACGAGCAGGTGATCCCCAAGGAGTGGAGGCTGCGGGTGCGGGTGGGGACCGAGGCGCTCCGGGGGGCGGTCCGGCGGGTGGCCATCACCGCGCGGGACTCCGCGAGCGTGGTGCGGTTCCGGGTGTCCGATGGGATCTTGCGGCTGGAGTCCAACACCCCGGAGGTGGGCTCCGCGTACGAGGAGCTGGAGGTGGCGCAAGAGGGAGAGCCCCTGGAGGTGGCCTTCAACGCCCGGTACCTCCTGGATGCCCTGGCTGTGATGGAGACCGGAGAGGTGGTCCTGGAGCTCACGGGCCCCCTTTCCCCAGGTGCCCTGCGGCCCGTGGGGAGCGAGGAGTACGTGTACGTGGTGGCACCGGTGAGGGTTTACGGTTAG
- a CDS encoding RNA-binding S4 domain-containing protein: MPIRTPAIPLGAFLKWARVVRSGGEAKHWIQAGRVRVNGEVERRRGRVLRPGDVVEVEGRVLVVQAGRDAGADPLSP, encoded by the coding sequence GTGCCCATCCGGACGCCCGCCATCCCCCTCGGGGCTTTCCTCAAGTGGGCCCGGGTGGTGCGCAGCGGGGGGGAGGCGAAGCACTGGATCCAGGCCGGACGGGTCCGGGTGAACGGAGAGGTGGAGAGGCGGAGGGGAAGGGTACTCCGGCCAGGCGACGTGGTGGAGGTGGAGGGGCGGGTACTCGTGGTGCAGGCGGGCCGGGATGCTGGTGCGGACCCTCTTTCTCCTTGA
- a CDS encoding DNA replication/repair protein RecF, with protein sequence MLVRTLFLLDFRNYERAELEFAPGLNLLVGPNGAGKTNVLEAIDLVVTGRSHRVVREADAIRFGSPWALVRATLERRHGTHMVEVRLERVGLKTIRVQGNRVHRGDLLGRAVRVLAGPDDAEVVHGPSVYRRRLLDGLLCQLSPSYYHNLLRYSRVVQQRNRLLRAQAPPHLLEVWDEQMVEVGCAITERRAELVARLEPLVREAGRRMVGGDLRVAYRPSWEPGEGLRERAQAVLTRQRREEYRRGMTLSGPHRDELEITLDGVPLRAYGSRGQQRAAVLSLRLAEREVVRAEMGEDPVMLLDDAGAELDARRTQELLRLLSEGPQAIFTATDRSLLPVREVHVLQLGAR encoded by the coding sequence ATGCTGGTGCGGACCCTCTTTCTCCTTGACTTCCGGAACTACGAGCGGGCGGAGCTGGAGTTCGCGCCCGGACTCAACCTCCTGGTGGGACCGAACGGCGCGGGGAAGACCAACGTGCTGGAAGCCATCGATCTCGTGGTCACGGGCCGCAGCCACCGGGTGGTCCGGGAGGCGGACGCCATCCGGTTCGGTTCGCCGTGGGCCCTGGTACGGGCCACGTTGGAGCGACGCCACGGGACTCACATGGTGGAGGTCCGGCTCGAGCGGGTGGGGTTAAAGACCATCCGGGTGCAGGGGAACCGGGTGCACCGGGGGGATCTCCTGGGCCGCGCGGTGCGGGTCCTGGCAGGGCCGGACGACGCGGAGGTGGTACACGGACCCTCCGTGTACCGCCGGAGGCTGCTGGATGGGCTCCTGTGCCAGTTGAGCCCCTCGTACTACCACAACCTCCTGCGGTACAGCCGGGTGGTGCAGCAGCGCAACCGCCTCCTCCGGGCCCAGGCCCCCCCGCACCTGCTTGAGGTCTGGGACGAGCAGATGGTGGAGGTGGGGTGCGCCATCACGGAACGGCGGGCCGAACTCGTGGCGCGGCTAGAGCCCCTGGTGCGCGAGGCGGGGAGGCGGATGGTCGGCGGGGATCTCCGGGTCGCCTACCGGCCTTCCTGGGAGCCCGGGGAAGGGCTCCGGGAGCGGGCCCAGGCGGTGCTGACGCGGCAGCGCCGGGAGGAGTACCGCAGGGGGATGACCCTCTCGGGGCCGCACCGGGACGAGCTGGAGATCACCCTCGACGGGGTTCCCCTGCGGGCATACGGGTCCCGGGGCCAGCAGCGGGCCGCGGTCCTTAGCCTCCGGCTTGCAGAGCGGGAGGTGGTCCGGGCGGAGATGGGGGAGGATCCCGTCATGCTTCTGGACGACGCCGGAGCAGAGCTGGACGCCCGGCGGACCCAGGAGCTGCTGCGGTTGCTCTCCGAGGGCCCTCAGGCCATCTTCACCGCTACGGACCGCTCCCTCCTCCCGGTCCGGGAGGTTCACGTGCTGCAGCTGGGGGCCCGATGA
- a CDS encoding DciA family protein, with the protein MKGPVRLGDLLRKHAAQLGVAGALEEAEVLAAWEALYGSEGDVRAEGFRAGTLILAARNAAAAQEASLRRASLQAELNRRLGRTVVRAIRVVQGIRD; encoded by the coding sequence ATGAAGGGTCCGGTACGCCTGGGGGATCTTTTGAGGAAGCACGCGGCACAGCTGGGGGTGGCAGGCGCCCTCGAGGAGGCGGAGGTCCTCGCCGCCTGGGAGGCCTTGTACGGATCAGAAGGGGACGTCCGGGCGGAGGGCTTCCGGGCCGGCACCTTGATCCTCGCGGCCCGGAACGCGGCCGCAGCACAGGAGGCAAGCCTCCGGCGGGCCTCCCTCCAAGCGGAGCTCAACCGGCGCCTGGGACGGACCGTGGTCCGAGCCATCCGGGTGGTGCAGGGAATCAGGGATTAA
- a CDS encoding DUF370 domain-containing protein, with protein MYLHLGGDLVVPFREIVAILDLRFLRASEVNQTFLRRAAEAGRLSGTELSRARALVVTVRGLYASPVSPKTLARRAQTGWWKRDS; from the coding sequence ATGTACCTGCACTTGGGCGGGGATCTCGTGGTCCCCTTCCGGGAGATCGTGGCCATCCTGGACCTCCGGTTCCTCCGGGCCTCGGAGGTGAACCAGACTTTCCTGCGCCGGGCCGCGGAGGCGGGCCGGCTCTCCGGCACCGAGCTCAGCCGCGCCCGGGCCCTGGTGGTGACCGTCCGGGGACTGTACGCGAGTCCCGTCTCTCCCAAGACCCTCGCCCGGAGGGCCCAGACGGGCTGGTGGAAGCGGGATTCCTAG
- the gyrB gene encoding DNA topoisomerase (ATP-hydrolyzing) subunit B: MSELTYEAHQIEVLEGLEAVRRRPGMYIGSTGSRGLHHLLWEVVDNSVDEALAGRCTRIDVVLHQDGSATVTDDGGGIPVEIHPQTKKSTVETVLTLLHAGAKFGSGAYKVSGGLHGVGVSVVNALSEWLEVEVRRGGKRWRQRYSRGKPTTPLEAVGEARGTGTRVTFKPDPQIFVETEFQYEVVRERLEELAYLNAGLRLVLTDERTGRREEFCYEGGIAELVRSLNRHKKVLNDPPFYLRRERERVEVEVAIQYNEGYVEHVLSFVNTIPTTEGGTHLAGFRSALTRVANDYARRTGMLKEGEESLVGEDVREGLSAVLSLKMPDPQFEGQTKTKLGNTEVKGIVESLLGEAWADYLETHPTEARRIVAKAIQAMRAREAARQARELVRRKSALEVSTLPGKLADCSERDPLRAELFIVEGDSAGGSAKQGRDRRFQAILPIQGKILNVEKARLDKMLNHEEIRAIITALGTGIGPEFDLNKRRYDKVIVMTDADVDGAHIRTLLLTFFYRYMRPLIEHGKVYVAVPPLYLVRNGPRKRYAYSDEELAAVLKEWKGQVEVQRYKGLGEMNPDQLWETTMDPRTRTLIRVEIEDAEAADRIFSTLMGEAVEPRRQFIVRYAREVRNLDI; encoded by the coding sequence ATGTCCGAACTGACATACGAGGCACATCAGATCGAGGTCCTGGAGGGCCTGGAGGCGGTCCGCCGGCGTCCCGGGATGTACATCGGGAGCACCGGAAGCCGTGGTCTGCACCACCTCCTGTGGGAGGTGGTGGACAACAGCGTGGACGAGGCCCTGGCGGGGAGGTGCACCCGGATCGACGTGGTGCTCCACCAGGACGGGAGCGCCACGGTGACCGACGACGGCGGCGGAATCCCGGTGGAGATCCATCCCCAGACCAAGAAGAGCACGGTGGAGACCGTGCTCACCCTGCTTCACGCGGGCGCCAAGTTCGGGAGCGGGGCCTACAAGGTGTCCGGTGGGCTGCACGGGGTGGGGGTATCCGTAGTGAACGCCCTCTCGGAGTGGCTGGAGGTGGAAGTCCGGCGGGGAGGGAAGCGCTGGCGGCAGCGGTACAGCCGGGGAAAGCCCACCACGCCGCTTGAGGCGGTGGGGGAGGCCCGGGGCACGGGGACCCGGGTGACCTTCAAGCCCGACCCGCAGATTTTCGTGGAGACGGAGTTCCAGTACGAGGTGGTGCGGGAGCGGCTGGAGGAGCTCGCCTACCTCAACGCGGGCCTGCGGCTTGTGCTCACGGACGAGCGCACGGGCAGGCGGGAGGAGTTCTGCTACGAGGGCGGGATCGCGGAGCTCGTGCGTTCCCTGAACCGGCACAAAAAGGTCCTCAACGACCCCCCTTTCTACCTCCGGCGGGAGCGGGAGCGGGTGGAGGTGGAGGTGGCCATCCAGTACAACGAGGGATACGTGGAGCACGTCCTCTCCTTCGTGAACACCATCCCCACCACGGAGGGCGGCACGCACCTCGCGGGCTTCCGCTCCGCCCTGACCCGCGTGGCCAACGACTACGCCCGCCGCACCGGGATGCTGAAGGAGGGAGAGGAGTCCCTGGTGGGGGAGGATGTGCGGGAGGGGCTGAGCGCGGTCCTCAGCCTCAAGATGCCCGACCCCCAGTTCGAAGGCCAGACCAAGACCAAGCTCGGGAACACCGAGGTCAAGGGGATCGTGGAGTCGCTGCTCGGGGAGGCGTGGGCGGACTACCTGGAGACCCATCCCACGGAGGCCCGGCGGATCGTGGCGAAGGCCATCCAGGCCATGCGGGCCCGGGAGGCGGCCCGGCAGGCCCGGGAGTTGGTGCGCCGCAAGAGTGCCCTGGAGGTGAGTACGCTTCCCGGCAAGCTCGCGGACTGCTCCGAGCGGGATCCCCTGCGGGCGGAGCTCTTCATCGTGGAGGGCGATTCCGCAGGGGGGTCTGCCAAGCAGGGCCGAGATCGGCGGTTCCAGGCCATCCTCCCCATCCAGGGCAAGATCCTCAACGTGGAGAAGGCGCGCCTGGATAAGATGCTCAACCACGAGGAGATCCGGGCCATCATCACGGCCCTGGGAACGGGGATCGGCCCGGAGTTCGACCTCAACAAGCGCCGGTACGACAAGGTGATCGTCATGACGGACGCGGACGTGGACGGTGCCCACATTCGCACCCTGCTGCTGACCTTCTTCTACCGGTACATGAGGCCCCTCATCGAGCACGGGAAGGTGTACGTGGCCGTGCCTCCCCTGTACCTGGTCCGCAACGGTCCCCGGAAGCGGTACGCATACTCCGACGAGGAGCTCGCGGCCGTCCTCAAGGAGTGGAAGGGGCAGGTGGAGGTGCAGCGGTACAAGGGGCTGGGCGAGATGAACCCGGATCAGCTGTGGGAGACCACCATGGATCCCCGCACCCGGACCCTCATCCGGGTGGAGATTGAGGACGCGGAAGCGGCGGACCGCATCTTCAGCACCCTCATGGGGGAGGCGGTGGAGCCCCGCCGGCAGTTCATCGTGCGCTACGCCCGGGAGGTGCGCAACCTGGACATTTAA